From one Triticum urartu cultivar G1812 chromosome 3, Tu2.1, whole genome shotgun sequence genomic stretch:
- the LOC125542962 gene encoding 60S ribosomal protein L18a-like protein, translating into MGEASSDDLCHCQGCLGKYTLLRDEENPQLARFERRLPCFGCGIGWSSFLLGFLCPLLWYYATTLYCCKYYNRDPRERPGLAASAIAAAIFTTAATITLSIILIIWAQK; encoded by the exons ATGGGAGAAG CAAGCTCGGATGATCTTTGCCATTGTCAAGGGTGTCTTGGCAAGTACACCCTACTCAGAGATGAAGAGAACCCGCAGCTGGCAAGGTTTGAGAGACGGCTTCCTTGCTTTGGTTGCGGAATAGGATGGTCCTC ATTTCTTTTAGGTTTCTTGTGTCCATTGCTTTGGTACTATGCAACGACCCTTTACTGCTGCAAGTACTACAATAGGGATCCCCGAGAGCGCCCGGGTCTTGCTGCCTCTGCTATTGCG GCGGCCATCTTCACTACTGCGGCAACTATTACCCTCTCCATCATTCTGATAATCTGGGCACAAAAGTGA